The sequence TATGCACAAATGTCCTAGTAGTGGTGCACAAACGAGCTAATAAAGGACCAAAAAACTGAAAAGTTATCCACTATTAATACATGTGATATTCATTAATGAACTTTTCATTATTAATTTTTTGGGCTCCTTTACAATCTACTAAAGCGAGGTTGGGTTGACAAAAAAGTGTCCACAATTGGAACTATATCCACTACCGGTACCCTTCCCCTATTGAAACATTTTTGCATGATTAATGACAATTTCAAGTGCTGCATTGCTACTATCCCGAAGACATAACAATCATCGCCAAAACAATCATTAAAATCAGATATTACCATTTAGAATTTGTAGATGTGAGAAGTTATCTAATATAACAGCTATTACTTTAAACTTCTTAatttaaaaagagatgaaaatcagAAATAAACATAGTTAATTTATTAGGAATAGAGGACGCGTATAAAGAAATAAACATGTGTACGGTGGTCGTTATCACTTTAATATTTCCATTTATTATTATGAAAGGGGGCACAAGTATGTCGACATTGACATTAACTGGTTTAAAAAAGTGACGTAGACGTTAATTGGCACAAACAGAGTGGTCGTTACGTACACCAGAAAACATAAAAGACATTTTAATTGcaacaaaaaaaagtgaaatacAGGTTTCCAACaccaataaatttcataaattcttCCACCAACCCAACTAAGGACCGCTTGCGCTCTTTAAATTCTTCATTTCGAGTTGAGGGTCTGTTCACTTCAAGGTTATCAACAGAAGAAGTAAAAATGCGGCATCCTACTCGTCGTGTTCAATATGTTCTGTTTCTCCTCTGTATTATCGAGTGCGCAAGCAAAGGCAGCCAAGGAGCAAAATATGTTAAACCCAAAGTTCCAGCTCTGTTCACCTTCGGGGATTCGATCGTTGATCCAGGCAACAATGACTTCATTGCCACAAATGTAAAATCCAATCATCCACCATATGGCATGAATTTTAATGGCAACAGATCTACAGGCCGCTGTTCTAATGGCAAGCTTTCAATGGATTTTTTGGGTAAGAATGATACATTTGGTGTACACTCTGATGTATTTCTGATAGTTCACATGTTTATATCAAGTAGTACTTGTGTGTGTGTAGTTGAAGCGCTGGGGATTAAGGAGACGCTACCGCCATATTTAGATCCAGACCTAACTATCCACGACCTTCTCACTGGAGTGAGCTTCGGTTCAGCTGGAAGTGGATACGACAATCTCACCGCAATGGCCGTTGTGAGTCACTAGCGTTTATAAGATTTTGATAAAATGAtttttgtgatgtttttcttttaagTAATGGCATTACAAAAACAAATAAGTATgttgttttcttccttattttaataataaaatgaaacaaCACTATTGTTTCAAAGTGAAATCTTTTTTTATTATGATATTGTTATCAAGATTCAACTTTGCATTTTTTGAGTTACTCATTtatccatgtttcatgagtagtagtCACAAGAACGAGTTTCTTTCAAGATTAAGTCCACTTAGCTTGCTATACCTCATTTGCAAAACCTTAAGCAAGTGATGTCTTATGAAACATTTATTATAGAACCTTTTTAgttcatcaattgataagtaggagacaTTTTCCACAAACGATCACTTGAATGagaatcacctagatgcaatgaatattaagtgtaccattcattttcatgagagatgggttctcaTCTGAATAAGAATCACCTAGACGCAATGAATattaagtgtaccattcattctcatgaaagatgggttcttgtgaattgTTAATCATAAAACATTACGAGTTAATGAGTTTGAATGAAAAACTACACACTTGAATTCTGATAGCAATGTCATAACTTAACCCAACTCACTGTAAAATATCTTTCcttcaaattattttatatttctattgatgaagatgatttttttttaattcctGAATTTATGAGACTTTGTATTGCTTTAGACCATCTCGTATTAGGTATAGCATAAGATTTGCGGGTAACTAAAGCCGTTTTTACAGGATGTGATACCAATGTGGAAGCAAGCGGAATTATTCAGAAACTACAAAGCGCGTGTGGAGGAGGGCGTAGGATCCAAAAATACGTCCAATTTAATAAGCCAAGCTTTATACGTAGCCGTGGCAGGAACCAACGATTTTGTGCAGAATTACTTTTACATGCCCATCAGGAGAAAGGAGTTCAAGGTTGAACAGTACGGAGGCTTAGTAATCCACGGTTGCAAAAGTTTCTTGGAGGTACAATACCATATGTTTAATAATTTGTTTCCAATACTGTACAGCATTTACAGTTTGAATAAGTGATTTGGGTTATGATAAACAGGAGCTGTACAAGCTTGGAGCCCGCAAAATTGCCGTGTTTGGACTTCCTCCGATTGGGTGCTTGCCTGTACAGAAAACAATACTGAAGGAAAACAAAGTGAAGGGATGCATTAAGCATTGTAATAAAATTGCTGTTTCTTACAACAGAAAGCTCAACAAAACCATCGAGGAACTCGGAGTTCGCCTTCCAGGCATTAAACTGGTCTACGTAGACATTTATGCCATTGTACTAGATCTTGTGAACTATCCTGCCAAATATGGTACGGATTGCTGGATGGAGTTGGTATAAGTAATGCAATTTATTAGGGTTTCTAATTTTTATACTTTTGTGACGTGCATTGTGGTGTTTTTTACAGGGTTTGAGGCGGCGACCAGAGGTTGCTGTGGAACGGGTATGTCTGAGATTGGGTTAACCTGCAACAGCAAAACTCCGGTTAGTTGTAAAGATCCGGCTAAGTATGTTTTCTGGGACGCCGTTCATTTGACTGAGAGGGCCTACCATATAGCAAACAATATTGCCCTGATCAAATATTATTCAAAGCTGCTGTAACTCAATCGATGTTGAGTTTGCCAGTCAGATATTGTGTGTTGTAATAGTTGTTTCGCTGGCGTATATGAGTAGTTATTAATCTGTCAGGTCAGTATGTGGTTTATGTTAGCTGTCCTCGTAAATAATCTGTCATGTCAATTGTCTTGAATGCAAGTGGTATTCATTGAATAGTCTGTAGCATGCTTTGACACTCTTTTAAATACAAGAATTGGGCTGACATACTTTTGTTTCAGCCTCTGAATCTTGTGTtattatcatttttattatttaaggTATATTGTAATCAATATTTTATACTAGTTGAATCGTCAAGTAGGGTATATTAAATTtagatatttttttgttgttgtctttgtatATTATTGAAGTGAGATTTTTTGATGTTATTTTTGTGTGACTAAAATGTTTATAGTTATTGTTTTGGTTTTTGAGTAGTTATCATAAATGTTGTAAAACTTCCATTTTAGATATAAATAAAAATCTGTATGTTTTATAATTCAATTCTTATGATCATATAAAAATAGAAATGTAAACACATTATAGTTCAAATTTCATAAATCCCTAAAAAAATACCACACCCAATTCAAATTACAATAAAAATTGATTTGACCTTTGAAATTGCTCTAACTTCAATATCTAATATTTATATTATGGATTAATACATGTAATTTACAATACAGAATAAATTTAATCTCTCaattaatatatttcatttttctaatttatTAAATAGACTGCAAGCTTTCAATTGCCTGTGGGCGCCATATTAACTATTGGTCAATGTACTGCATTAAATGGGCATATTATTACACTTATTAATGTTACCATTCAAGCTGCAAAGGACGCTCATTCATTTACAaactattattaaataatatttttcgAGGGAGGAGCATTACTAAGAATCGAGTTTATGGCAGAGCTATAGAAgagcaatttttttcattttatatgacggTTGTTTTTAAAGTTATGGAGGGATAAAATCAGTTTAAATTCAAGTCATTTTCATATTCATCTGAAtttaaaaaaaacttgaaaaattgttcAAGGATTTTTAGTACAAAAATATTGTATGTTGAGTTTAAATTTTcttcaatataaaaaaaatctaaaatataattCATGGAGATAAGATAATTTAAAAtgttattcattttatttttttatttacaaaataaaataaatatgaactttcttacattaatttatattttaagaatTTTTCATTATGCAAAAtaaattattctaacttcaaatCTTATTAAGAATTATTTCTTCTTTTTATCAACTAATAAATTAGTTATTGTTAGTACTTGTCTTGGCAAATACTATTGTAACTAACATTTCTTATTTAATCTTTATTATTTGTACTTGTCAATGAATCAAATGTTACAATTTTGTTTTCAAGATAATATCTATCTTTTACaaaattaaaatgttaaaaaaattacTCACAAACTAATTTGTAGTAGAATTTCACTTCTTATTCAGACCAtggtttaagacatgtaatgataAATTTATACAATTAATTATGAGTAATATACTAACTTTGTGTAttaatttttataaagtaaatTGTAACATGTAtgtattttaataaattttgtttattattttttgaaaTGTATTCTATAATGATAACCTGACATGATTAATGTGGGTGTTCAATTAGAGAGGGCCATGTTTCTTGTGTTTCTATCAACTGAGAATGTTGTGGTGTTTTGATCTCCTTCGCTGACCTTTACTCTTCTTGTTAGATGATTTGCCCCGTGGATTTGTTTCCATATGGACATCATGTTTGCAGGAAACCTGGTGCTTGTTGTCCTCTCCCTTGACTGTTGTTTTCCAGTGCTTGGGATTTTTGTTGGTAGGTTGTTCCGGGTTCTTGGTTTTGGGTTCTCCGATGATGCTCTAATCAAAAGTATGTGTTTGTGTTTTCTGTGATCCCAC is a genomic window of Cryptomeria japonica chromosome 7, Sugi_1.0, whole genome shotgun sequence containing:
- the LOC131057330 gene encoding GDSL esterase/lipase At2g42990; translation: MRHPTRRVQYVLFLLCIIECASKGSQGAKYVKPKVPALFTFGDSIVDPGNNDFIATNVKSNHPPYGMNFNGNRSTGRCSNGKLSMDFLVEALGIKETLPPYLDPDLTIHDLLTGVSFGSAGSGYDNLTAMAVDVIPMWKQAELFRNYKARVEEGVGSKNTSNLISQALYVAVAGTNDFVQNYFYMPIRRKEFKVEQYGGLVIHGCKSFLEELYKLGARKIAVFGLPPIGCLPVQKTILKENKVKGCIKHCNKIAVSYNRKLNKTIEELGVRLPGIKLVYVDIYAIVLDLVNYPAKYGFEAATRGCCGTGMSEIGLTCNSKTPVSCKDPAKYVFWDAVHLTERAYHIANNIALIKYYSKLL